From the genome of Deltaproteobacteria bacterium, one region includes:
- a CDS encoding FAD-dependent thymidylate synthase, whose product MAHHSTPEADALLDREFPVLDKGFVRLVDYMGGDARIVQSARVSYGAGTKTVREDKGLIDYLMRHQHTSPFEQVVLTFHLKMPIFVARQWVRHRTARMNEISGRYSIMRDEFYVPLDEHVHFQSASNKQGRDEDREVPAEVRARFRDDLARMNREVYAHYEAAIESGITRELTRINLPLSLYTEFYWEMDLHNLFHFLQLRMDRHAQLEIRLFAECIAGIVQVVAPFAYESFERHTLRGRRFSSDEIAAIREMIAGREPKLTGMKLRELREKLGLIEPSDEIEPAPGAGS is encoded by the coding sequence ATGGCGCACCATTCGACCCCCGAGGCCGACGCCCTGCTCGACCGCGAATTTCCCGTGCTGGACAAGGGCTTCGTGCGTCTCGTGGACTACATGGGCGGCGACGCGCGCATCGTGCAGTCGGCCCGCGTGTCCTACGGCGCGGGGACCAAGACCGTGCGTGAGGACAAGGGCCTCATCGACTACCTGATGCGCCATCAGCACACCTCGCCCTTCGAGCAGGTGGTGCTGACGTTTCACCTCAAGATGCCCATCTTCGTCGCGCGCCAGTGGGTGCGTCACCGCACCGCGCGGATGAACGAGATCTCGGGCCGCTACTCCATCATGCGCGACGAGTTTTACGTGCCGCTGGATGAACACGTGCATTTTCAGAGCGCGTCGAACAAGCAGGGCCGCGACGAGGACCGCGAGGTGCCCGCGGAGGTACGCGCCCGCTTCCGCGACGATCTGGCGCGCATGAACCGCGAGGTGTATGCGCACTACGAGGCCGCGATCGAAAGCGGCATCACGCGCGAGCTGACCCGCATCAACCTGCCGCTGTCGCTCTACACCGAGTTCTACTGGGAAATGGATCTGCACAACCTGTTTCATTTCCTGCAACTGCGCATGGACCGGCACGCGCAGCTCGAAATCCGGCTCTTCGCCGAGTGCATCGCGGGGATCGTCCAGGTCGTCGCGCCGTTCGCGTACGAGTCGTTCGAGCGCCACACCCTCCGCGGGCGGCGGTTCTCGTCCGACGAGATCGCGGCGATCCGCGAAATGATCGCCGGGCGCGAGCCGAAGCTCACCGGCATGAAGCTGCGGGAACTGCGCGAAAAACTCGGACTGATCGAGCCGAGCGACGAGATCGAGCCGGCGCCGGGGGCCGGGTCGTAA
- a CDS encoding TerC family protein: MEGSIGSPLMWAVFTGFILAMLALDLGVFHRKSHVVTTREALGWSVVWIALSLAFNAWIYFAHGATKGLEFLTGYLIEKSLSVDNIFVFVLVFTFFAVPPLYHHRVLFWGVLGALVMRTIFIITGAALLERFHWIIYVFGAFLVVTGIKMLLQKEHGVHPENNPLVKLVRRVLPITNDYRGERFFVREAGRRMGTPLFIVLVTIEFTDLIFAVDSIPAIFAVTRDPFIVYTSNIFAILGLRSLYFLLAGIIDKFHYLKAGLALVLAFVGTKMLIMGVYKIPIGLSLAVVALLIAGSVVASLVFPKKTAG, encoded by the coding sequence ATGGAAGGTTCGATCGGCAGCCCGCTCATGTGGGCCGTGTTCACGGGATTCATCCTGGCGATGCTCGCCCTCGATCTGGGGGTGTTTCACCGCAAGTCGCACGTGGTGACCACGCGCGAGGCGCTGGGGTGGAGCGTGGTGTGGATCGCCCTGTCGCTCGCCTTCAACGCGTGGATTTATTTCGCCCACGGCGCGACCAAGGGACTCGAGTTCCTGACCGGCTATCTGATCGAGAAGTCGCTGTCCGTCGACAACATCTTCGTCTTTGTCCTTGTCTTCACCTTTTTCGCGGTGCCGCCGCTCTATCATCACCGGGTGCTGTTCTGGGGCGTGCTCGGCGCGCTGGTCATGCGCACGATTTTCATCATCACCGGCGCGGCACTCCTGGAGCGCTTTCACTGGATCATCTACGTCTTCGGCGCTTTCCTGGTGGTGACCGGCATCAAGATGCTCCTGCAGAAGGAGCACGGCGTTCACCCCGAGAACAACCCGCTTGTGAAGCTCGTGCGCAGAGTGCTGCCGATCACGAACGACTACCGCGGCGAACGGTTCTTCGTGCGCGAAGCGGGCCGGCGCATGGGGACGCCGCTGTTCATCGTGCTCGTCACCATCGAATTCACCGACCTGATCTTCGCGGTCGATTCGATCCCCGCCATCTTCGCCGTCACGCGCGACCCCTTCATCGTATACACGTCCAATATCTTCGCGATTCTGGGACTGCGTTCGCTGTATTTCCTGCTCGCCGGGATCATCGACAAGTTCCACTATCTCAAAGCCGGCCTCGCGCTCGTGCTCGCGTTCGTCGGCACGAAGATGCTCATCATGGGCGTCTACAAGATCCCCATCGGGCTCTCGCTCGCCGTCGTGGCACTGCTGATCGCGGGATCGGTTGTCGCGTCGCTCGTGTTTCCGAAGAAAACGGCGGGGTGA